In Gemmata obscuriglobus, a single genomic region encodes these proteins:
- a CDS encoding TIGR03067 domain-containing protein, with translation MRFLLLGCALAFVGSAVRGDDEAAKKELKALEGTWTVVAAEHDGAPLDRVVGGEMVIKENNFHVKTKSGTELKGDLVLNPTKKPKHIDYVHQDGPLKDKKWEGVYELKGATLKICYAEADSEKERPTEFKTLKNSKLLYLELQREKK, from the coding sequence ATGCGATTCCTGTTGCTCGGGTGCGCGCTCGCGTTCGTTGGCTCTGCCGTGCGCGGGGACGACGAGGCCGCCAAGAAGGAACTGAAGGCGCTGGAGGGCACGTGGACGGTCGTTGCCGCCGAACACGACGGCGCCCCGCTGGACCGCGTCGTCGGCGGAGAGATGGTCATCAAGGAGAACAACTTCCACGTCAAAACGAAGAGCGGCACCGAGCTGAAGGGCGATCTGGTTCTCAACCCGACGAAGAAGCCGAAGCACATCGACTATGTTCACCAGGACGGCCCGCTCAAAGACAAGAAGTGGGAAGGCGTTTACGAACTGAAGGGCGCCACGCTCAAGATCTGCTACGCGGAGGCGGACAGCGAGAAGGAGCGGCCGACCGAGTTCAAGACACTGAAGAACTCGAAGCTGCTGTACCTCGAGTTGCAGCGCGAGAAGAAGTAG
- a CDS encoding DinB family protein gives MQRPEPTEYAPFYGTYITLVPEGDVLAAMESQLTETLAFWRTIPESQGDVCHAPYTWTVKQVIGHLIDGERIFGYRALRFARGDSTPLPGFEENDYAKTGHYERLTVAALVSEFEAVRRSSLWLFRNLPAEAWTRSGKANDSPVTVRALAYIVVGHVRHHGGILRKRLGAA, from the coding sequence ATGCAACGACCGGAGCCGACCGAATACGCGCCGTTTTATGGGACGTACATCACCCTGGTTCCCGAGGGCGATGTGCTCGCGGCGATGGAATCGCAGCTCACCGAGACGCTCGCGTTCTGGCGCACCATCCCCGAATCGCAAGGGGACGTGTGCCACGCGCCGTACACCTGGACCGTGAAACAGGTGATCGGGCACCTGATCGACGGCGAACGCATCTTCGGCTACCGGGCGCTGCGGTTCGCCCGCGGCGATTCCACCCCGCTGCCGGGGTTCGAGGAGAACGACTACGCAAAGACGGGCCATTATGAGCGGCTCACCGTCGCGGCCTTGGTGAGCGAGTTCGAGGCGGTGCGGCGGTCGAGCCTCTGGCTGTTCCGCAACCTGCCCGCGGAGGCGTGGACGCGGAGCGGCAAGGCGAACGATTCGCCGGTCACGGTCCGGGCGTTGGCGTACATCGTCGTCGGCCACGTCCGGCACCACGGCGGCATCCTCCGCAAGCGACTCGGCGCGGCGTGA
- a CDS encoding DUF167 domain-containing protein, with the protein MAAAVTAHAEGCTLAVRVQPKAKKNAVLGERASALRVSVTAPPEDGRANDAVLALLCDHFKLQRSQLALLSGQTNRNKVILVRGVTPQQLADLIPASDGDD; encoded by the coding sequence ATGGCAGCCGCTGTGACGGCTCACGCCGAAGGCTGCACGCTCGCGGTGCGCGTGCAGCCGAAAGCCAAGAAGAACGCTGTTCTGGGCGAGCGGGCCAGCGCGCTGCGGGTTTCGGTCACGGCGCCACCGGAAGACGGCCGGGCCAACGACGCCGTTCTTGCACTGCTCTGCGACCACTTCAAACTACAACGATCGCAGTTGGCGCTGCTGAGCGGGCAAACGAACCGGAACAAGGTGATCTTGGTTCGCGGGGTTACGCCTCAGCAACTCGCGGACCTGATTCCGGCGTCGGACGGGGACGACTGA
- a CDS encoding c-type cytochrome: MYGVDPNLFMNGVLAAVLATGALVLVATVLAAWLGCRGRVMSYLYMFTALFVTFGAVVGVLGFRGRGSDARPWHLFLDMKYQAKYTSQGQSRYFADGRSSRLPVEGTVPFDGTDYAADAGRHAAPNPDFLKADPRYYTGVANAAAKGPDGAPAKPAWVTTETAVALRFKPHGHWFGVRVVPPTIPPEKSVEPRLRGRWVGARVWPVKQSAAVTVRSTKLNETYWVNNLPPTAVERAGGWEALLKRGQTQFDRHCAVCHGASGRGGGGELAYGIVGAYGLSVPPANVVAPEIQTQPDGQLFGTVTNGKGAMPGYGHKVRDVLDRWAIVAYVRELQFAYGTPAVK; this comes from the coding sequence ATGTACGGCGTTGACCCGAACCTGTTCATGAACGGCGTGCTGGCGGCGGTCCTCGCCACCGGCGCGCTGGTTCTCGTCGCGACGGTGCTGGCCGCGTGGCTCGGCTGCCGCGGGCGGGTGATGTCGTACCTCTACATGTTCACCGCCCTGTTCGTGACGTTCGGGGCCGTCGTGGGCGTCCTCGGGTTCCGCGGGCGCGGCAGCGACGCGCGGCCGTGGCACCTGTTCCTGGACATGAAGTACCAGGCGAAGTACACGAGCCAGGGGCAGAGCCGGTACTTCGCCGACGGGCGCAGCAGCCGCCTGCCGGTGGAGGGCACGGTCCCGTTCGACGGCACCGACTACGCCGCCGACGCCGGCCGGCACGCCGCGCCGAACCCGGACTTCCTGAAGGCCGACCCGCGCTACTACACCGGGGTCGCCAACGCCGCGGCCAAAGGCCCGGACGGCGCGCCGGCGAAGCCCGCCTGGGTCACCACGGAAACGGCGGTGGCGCTGCGATTCAAGCCGCACGGCCACTGGTTCGGCGTGCGCGTCGTGCCGCCAACGATCCCGCCCGAGAAGAGCGTTGAGCCGCGGCTCCGGGGCCGCTGGGTCGGCGCCCGGGTGTGGCCGGTGAAGCAGTCGGCCGCGGTGACGGTGCGGTCCACAAAGCTGAACGAGACGTACTGGGTCAACAACCTGCCGCCGACGGCCGTCGAGCGGGCCGGCGGGTGGGAGGCGCTGCTCAAGCGCGGGCAGACGCAGTTCGACCGCCACTGCGCGGTGTGCCACGGGGCCAGCGGGCGCGGCGGCGGCGGCGAACTCGCATACGGAATCGTCGGCGCGTACGGCCTGAGCGTGCCCCCTGCGAACGTGGTCGCGCCCGAGATCCAGACCCAGCCGGACGGTCAGTTGTTCGGCACCGTGACTAACGGGAAGGGCGCGATGCCCGGTTACGGGCACAAGGTCCGGGACGTGTTGGACCGGTGGGCGATCGTGGCGTACGTGCGCGAGCTGCAGTTCGCCTACGGCACCCCGGCGGTGAAGTGA
- a CDS encoding 4Fe-4S dicluster domain-containing protein, which yields MTERTDYPRSSERRPGAPAPEFPGFANVFEFTGEAEPLDDNPAEAGLNRRKFLALSAATLSAATLAGCRRPDIQILPFSAVPDDQIGHAVPGKPTFYATSLPRPAGALPVLIESHDGRPTKVEGNPQHPCSLGSTDAQAQATVYDLYSPDRLMSEKCPGVMEGKAPRKWEDFDRFARATTESLLAEKGKGFAILTEQVPSPSLRALREALKGKLPQAAWYSYEAADTGEALKGAEIAFGAKLVARYRFDRADLVLALDGDFLGNEGDHVYQSRGFAAKRQDEAHMNRLYVVESTYTVTGTMADHRLRLAASQIGAYLLALAKELKTAHAKALKKPDALPDSFPATPEFPEKWVTSVAKDVAGHAGRGLVVVGPRQPAWVHALAHAVNEALGNYAAGLAEFRAAPPEHTDKTLAELTTAMAAGQLNTLLVVGGNPAFSAPADLKFAEGLAKVAKKLRLGLYYDHTSELCDWHLPLSHPLESWGDAEAGDGSLCCVQPLIAPLNSGKSSADDAAPPARGGRTVLEVLALLAQAPGADGKPVGSLFAAQKAGYHYVRKAFGDRSGIAPTAPNFDTEFNRYKQVGFFPIDAEKAKALGFAKADEKAPKPKSVTANKANVAGALAALQIPAAPSKDALEVTFHPSYALHDGRGAMNPWLQELPDPITKLVWDNAALVSPATAREFGLSTGDVVRLDRDGRALEVPVFVAPGQADRSVALSFGHFGEMRIAHVPDGGGTNVFPFRTSDALHTVTGVKLKKTGRTADLVVTQEHGVIPEGRDIVRETIAHADHGVTGNAHKHEHQHPGGHGPKLGLAPDGHLTKEALKKQFQGGYGNKQQPPAPAKEKQERFPLDLARPELLDSQFQWGMVFDLSACTGCSACVIACQAENNIPVVGKHEVKRNREMHWIRIDRYFSAQDGETADADPRVVSQPLACVHCEAAPCEQVCPVNAAVHSPEGLNLQVYNRCIGTRYCSNACPYKVRRFNWFDFNKRRLDELRVPTPLASGGASFTDSGVPETLKMQKNPDVTVRMRGVMEKCTYCQQRIERGKYGAKIAAAEVAQGRRTIELGETLKPGAAASGYRRPKYPAAAGYDLDAQGRVIVPDGVIVTACEAACPTRAITFGNMLDPHSRVSKLKAKDADYLLLGELNTKPRTSYLPRVRNPNPDMV from the coding sequence ATGACCGAGCGAACCGACTACCCCCGCAGCTCCGAACGCCGGCCCGGCGCGCCGGCCCCGGAGTTCCCCGGCTTCGCGAACGTGTTCGAGTTCACGGGCGAGGCGGAGCCGCTCGACGATAACCCCGCGGAAGCGGGTCTCAACCGCCGCAAGTTCCTCGCGTTGTCCGCAGCCACCCTGAGCGCCGCAACGCTAGCCGGGTGCCGCCGGCCGGACATCCAGATCCTCCCGTTCTCGGCCGTTCCGGACGACCAGATCGGCCACGCCGTGCCCGGCAAGCCGACGTTCTACGCGACGAGCCTCCCGCGCCCCGCCGGCGCGCTGCCGGTCCTGATCGAGAGCCACGACGGGCGCCCTACCAAGGTCGAAGGGAACCCGCAGCACCCGTGCAGCCTGGGGAGCACCGACGCGCAGGCGCAGGCGACGGTGTACGACCTCTACAGCCCCGACCGGCTGATGTCGGAGAAGTGCCCCGGCGTCATGGAGGGCAAGGCGCCGCGCAAGTGGGAGGACTTCGACCGCTTCGCCCGCGCCACGACCGAGAGCCTTCTGGCGGAGAAGGGTAAGGGGTTCGCGATCCTGACGGAGCAGGTCCCTTCGCCTTCGCTCCGGGCCTTGCGCGAGGCACTCAAGGGGAAGCTCCCGCAAGCTGCGTGGTACAGCTATGAGGCCGCCGACACCGGCGAGGCGCTGAAGGGCGCGGAGATCGCGTTCGGGGCGAAGCTCGTCGCGCGGTACCGCTTCGACCGCGCGGACCTCGTCCTTGCGCTCGACGGCGACTTCCTCGGCAACGAGGGCGACCACGTTTACCAATCACGCGGGTTCGCGGCCAAGCGCCAAGACGAAGCGCACATGAACCGGCTGTACGTCGTGGAATCGACGTACACGGTTACGGGCACGATGGCCGATCACCGGCTGCGCCTCGCGGCGTCGCAGATTGGCGCGTACCTTCTTGCCCTCGCAAAGGAGTTGAAGACCGCACACGCAAAGGCGCTCAAGAAGCCGGACGCGTTGCCAGACAGCTTCCCGGCGACGCCCGAGTTTCCTGAGAAGTGGGTCACATCCGTCGCGAAGGACGTTGCCGGGCACGCGGGGCGCGGGCTCGTCGTGGTCGGCCCGCGCCAGCCGGCCTGGGTTCACGCCCTCGCGCACGCGGTGAACGAGGCCCTCGGCAACTACGCCGCGGGGCTCGCCGAGTTCCGCGCCGCGCCGCCCGAACACACCGACAAGACGCTCGCGGAACTCACGACCGCGATGGCCGCGGGGCAGTTGAACACGCTACTCGTTGTCGGCGGCAACCCGGCGTTCAGCGCCCCCGCCGACCTGAAGTTCGCGGAGGGGTTGGCAAAGGTCGCGAAGAAGCTCCGGCTGGGGCTCTACTACGACCACACCTCGGAGCTGTGCGACTGGCACCTGCCGCTTTCGCACCCGCTGGAGAGCTGGGGCGATGCCGAGGCGGGCGACGGCTCACTGTGCTGCGTGCAACCGCTGATCGCGCCACTGAACAGCGGTAAGAGTTCGGCCGACGACGCGGCCCCGCCGGCGCGGGGCGGGCGCACGGTGCTCGAAGTGCTGGCCCTGCTCGCGCAAGCCCCCGGCGCCGACGGGAAACCCGTTGGATCGTTATTCGCGGCCCAGAAGGCCGGTTACCACTACGTCCGCAAGGCGTTCGGCGACCGGAGCGGGATCGCGCCGACCGCGCCGAACTTCGACACCGAGTTCAACCGGTACAAGCAGGTCGGCTTCTTCCCGATCGACGCCGAAAAGGCAAAGGCGCTCGGGTTCGCGAAGGCCGACGAGAAGGCGCCCAAGCCCAAGAGCGTGACGGCGAACAAGGCGAACGTCGCCGGCGCGCTCGCCGCACTCCAGATCCCGGCGGCGCCGAGCAAGGACGCACTGGAAGTCACGTTCCACCCGTCCTACGCGCTGCACGACGGCCGCGGCGCGATGAACCCGTGGCTCCAGGAGCTGCCGGACCCGATCACGAAGCTGGTGTGGGACAACGCGGCGCTTGTAAGCCCCGCGACCGCGCGCGAGTTCGGCCTGTCCACCGGCGACGTGGTGCGGCTCGACCGCGACGGCCGCGCCCTGGAGGTGCCGGTGTTCGTGGCGCCGGGGCAGGCGGACCGCTCCGTCGCGCTGAGCTTCGGGCACTTCGGCGAGATGCGCATCGCACACGTGCCCGACGGCGGCGGCACGAACGTGTTCCCGTTCCGCACGTCCGACGCGCTCCACACCGTCACCGGGGTGAAGCTCAAAAAGACCGGGCGCACGGCGGACCTCGTCGTCACGCAGGAGCACGGCGTCATCCCCGAGGGCCGCGACATCGTCCGCGAGACGATCGCGCACGCCGATCATGGCGTCACTGGCAACGCGCACAAGCACGAACACCAGCACCCCGGCGGGCACGGGCCGAAGCTCGGCCTCGCGCCGGACGGGCACCTGACCAAAGAGGCGCTCAAGAAGCAGTTCCAGGGGGGCTACGGGAACAAGCAGCAACCGCCGGCGCCCGCCAAGGAGAAGCAGGAGCGGTTCCCGCTCGACCTCGCCCGCCCGGAGCTGCTGGACAGCCAGTTCCAGTGGGGCATGGTGTTCGACCTGTCGGCCTGCACCGGCTGCTCGGCGTGCGTGATCGCGTGCCAGGCGGAGAACAACATCCCGGTCGTGGGCAAGCACGAGGTGAAGCGCAACCGTGAGATGCACTGGATCCGCATCGACCGGTACTTCTCGGCGCAGGACGGCGAGACCGCCGACGCCGACCCGCGGGTGGTCTCGCAGCCGCTCGCGTGCGTCCACTGCGAGGCCGCGCCGTGCGAGCAGGTGTGCCCGGTGAACGCCGCGGTCCACAGCCCCGAGGGCCTGAACCTCCAGGTCTACAACCGGTGCATCGGCACCCGGTACTGCTCGAACGCGTGCCCGTACAAGGTCCGGCGGTTCAACTGGTTCGACTTCAACAAGCGGCGGCTGGACGAACTTCGCGTCCCGACCCCGCTGGCGAGCGGCGGCGCCAGCTTCACCGACAGCGGCGTGCCCGAGACGCTGAAGATGCAGAAGAACCCCGACGTGACCGTGCGGATGCGCGGGGTGATGGAAAAATGCACTTACTGCCAGCAGCGGATCGAGCGCGGCAAGTACGGGGCGAAGATCGCCGCCGCCGAGGTGGCGCAGGGCCGGCGCACGATTGAGCTCGGCGAGACGCTGAAGCCGGGCGCAGCGGCGTCGGGCTACCGCCGGCCGAAGTACCCGGCGGCGGCGGGCTACGACCTCGACGCGCAGGGCCGCGTGATCGTGCCCGACGGCGTCATCGTGACCGCGTGCGAGGCCGCGTGCCCCACGCGGGCGATCACCTTCGGCAACATGCTCGACCCGCACAGCCGGGTGAGCAAGCTGAAGGCGAAGGACGCGGACTACCTGCTGCTCGGCGAGCTGAACACGAAGCCGCGCACGAGCTACCTGCCGCGGGTGCGGAACCCGAACCCGGACATGGTGTGA
- a CDS encoding aldo/keto reductase produces MTHRDFDGASVSEVGLGCWQIGGDQWGDVAEADAIEVLRASADTGVTFLDTADVYGAGRSEELIGRFLTGYPRDRFFVASKFGRFPRPGWPTNFEPKTIREHTENSLKRLGVERLDLTQLHCLPMEQLKRAEVWDTLRGLKQEGKIARFGASVESVAEAEECLKQPDCASLQIIFNIFRQTPETSGLLDRCRRRGVAIIVRLPLASGLLAGKYTPRTTFGPNDHRTINRNGEKFNVGETFAGLGFETGLDMVEKLKPLVPAGYTLPQLALRWCLDHPAVTTIIPGARNRAQAEANAAASGLPPIAPEALARLREFFVATVKPAVRGPD; encoded by the coding sequence ATGACGCACCGTGATTTCGACGGGGCCTCCGTATCGGAAGTGGGGCTCGGGTGCTGGCAGATCGGCGGCGACCAGTGGGGCGACGTGGCCGAGGCCGACGCGATTGAGGTGCTGCGGGCGTCGGCCGACACGGGCGTCACGTTCCTCGACACCGCCGACGTGTACGGGGCCGGGCGCAGCGAGGAACTCATCGGCCGGTTCCTCACGGGGTACCCGCGCGACCGGTTCTTCGTCGCATCGAAGTTCGGCCGGTTCCCGCGCCCTGGGTGGCCCACCAACTTCGAGCCGAAGACGATCCGCGAGCACACCGAGAACTCGCTCAAGCGGCTCGGGGTCGAGCGCCTCGACCTCACGCAGCTCCACTGCCTGCCGATGGAGCAACTGAAACGCGCCGAGGTGTGGGACACCCTGCGCGGGCTCAAACAAGAGGGGAAGATCGCCCGGTTCGGGGCCAGTGTGGAGTCGGTCGCCGAGGCCGAGGAGTGCCTGAAGCAGCCGGACTGCGCGTCGCTGCAAATCATCTTCAACATCTTCCGGCAAACGCCGGAGACCAGCGGCTTGCTCGACCGGTGCCGGCGGCGGGGCGTGGCGATCATCGTGCGGCTCCCGCTCGCCTCCGGGCTCCTGGCCGGGAAGTACACGCCGCGAACCACCTTCGGGCCGAACGACCACCGCACCATCAACCGCAACGGCGAGAAGTTCAACGTCGGCGAGACGTTCGCCGGGCTCGGCTTCGAGACCGGGCTGGACATGGTGGAGAAGCTGAAGCCGCTCGTGCCCGCCGGTTACACGCTGCCGCAGCTCGCGCTGCGCTGGTGCCTGGACCACCCCGCGGTCACGACGATCATCCCGGGCGCCCGGAACCGCGCGCAGGCCGAAGCGAACGCCGCCGCCAGCGGCCTGCCGCCGATCGCGCCCGAAGCGCTGGCGCGGCTCCGCGAGTTCTTCGTTGCGACGGTGAAACCGGCGGTGCGCGGCCCGGACTGA
- a CDS encoding Uma2 family endonuclease, translating to MTHNAVSAVLEPDDLLAMPGGDRYELIDGRLKGKETGAESDKVALRIGGLLDQFCVRTKSGIAFGSQTGFRCFPKQPKLARKPDAAVIVAGRLPDDKWPKGDIALVPDLVVEAVSTHDTYEEVAVKVTEFKSVGVKLIWVISPETRTVLVRRADGTCVELDETGTLSGENVLPGFACPVADLFI from the coding sequence ATGACGCACAACGCGGTCTCGGCGGTGCTGGAACCCGACGACCTGCTCGCAATGCCGGGCGGGGATCGCTACGAACTGATCGACGGTCGTCTCAAGGGGAAGGAGACGGGCGCTGAGTCGGACAAGGTGGCCCTTCGGATCGGGGGATTGCTGGACCAGTTCTGCGTGCGAACCAAAAGCGGCATCGCGTTCGGCTCACAAACCGGGTTCCGGTGCTTCCCTAAACAGCCGAAGCTGGCCCGTAAGCCGGACGCCGCTGTCATCGTCGCGGGGCGCCTGCCGGACGACAAATGGCCGAAAGGCGATATCGCGCTGGTGCCCGACTTGGTCGTCGAAGCGGTGTCCACGCACGACACCTACGAAGAAGTGGCCGTAAAGGTCACCGAGTTCAAATCGGTCGGCGTGAAACTGATCTGGGTCATCAGCCCCGAGACGCGCACCGTACTGGTGCGCCGCGCCGACGGCACCTGCGTCGAGTTGGACGAAACGGGAACGCTCTCGGGCGAGAACGTGCTGCCGGGGTTCGCGTGCCCGGTTGCCGATCTGTTCATCTGA
- a CDS encoding DUF3341 domain-containing protein, producing the protein MANPHGAVPAAGAYLKGTDGTYPTADHAMAAAFGPPSQPVTEVKPHPEPVPAFVPTPGGTGAPWGAVAEFANGTQLLAAAKAALAAGYTHLDAWTPFYVHGMKEAIGRTRSRLPVFTLAGALTGLTAAVVLQFYLMAYYYPTVVGGKEYRSWEAFVPVFFEMTILFAGFFTLFSLIGLCGLPKFFHPLDSHPTFGRSTQGGFFLTVEAKDAKFAPDQTRAFLESLGGKHVAVVEA; encoded by the coding sequence ATGGCGAACCCGCACGGGGCCGTGCCGGCCGCGGGGGCGTACCTCAAGGGAACGGACGGCACGTACCCCACCGCGGACCACGCGATGGCCGCGGCGTTCGGCCCGCCGTCGCAGCCCGTCACCGAGGTGAAGCCGCACCCCGAGCCGGTGCCCGCGTTCGTCCCGACGCCGGGCGGCACGGGCGCCCCGTGGGGCGCGGTCGCGGAGTTCGCTAACGGCACGCAGTTGCTCGCCGCGGCCAAGGCGGCGCTCGCCGCGGGGTACACCCATTTGGATGCGTGGACCCCGTTCTACGTCCACGGGATGAAGGAAGCGATCGGCCGCACGCGGAGCCGGCTGCCGGTGTTCACGCTCGCCGGGGCGCTCACCGGCCTCACCGCGGCGGTGGTGCTCCAGTTCTACCTGATGGCGTACTACTACCCGACCGTCGTGGGCGGGAAGGAGTACCGCTCGTGGGAAGCGTTCGTGCCGGTGTTCTTCGAGATGACGATCCTGTTCGCCGGGTTCTTCACGCTGTTCAGCCTGATCGGGCTGTGCGGGCTGCCGAAGTTCTTCCACCCGCTCGACAGCCACCCGACGTTCGGCCGCAGCACGCAGGGCGGGTTCTTCCTGACGGTCGAGGCGAAGGACGCGAAGTTCGCCCCCGACCAGACGCGGGCCTTCCTGGAGTCGCTCGGCGGGAAGCACGTGGCGGTGGTGGAGGCGTAA
- a CDS encoding cytochrome c3 family protein — protein sequence MPAIFPRSLDGYVRQGAIGLAVAAALVATGWYYYALPSYTRVGYTPEQPVPFSHELHAGKLGMDCAYCHQSVWDSPHASVPAAQTCMNCHNPKKANVKGASPLLAPVRNSYDTGRPVEWKRVHKLPEYSYFNHAVHVNKGVSCVSCHGQVNEMPVVRHDKPLTMGWCLQCHADPHAHLRDVKDVTNLSWKPPPGKTVNEIGAAIQKELQVAPPMHCQACHR from the coding sequence GTGCCTGCGATCTTCCCGCGATCACTCGACGGTTACGTCCGCCAGGGCGCTATTGGTCTGGCGGTGGCTGCCGCGCTCGTCGCGACCGGGTGGTACTACTACGCGCTGCCGAGCTACACGCGGGTCGGCTACACCCCCGAGCAGCCGGTGCCGTTCTCGCACGAGCTGCACGCCGGCAAGCTCGGGATGGACTGCGCGTACTGCCACCAGTCCGTGTGGGACTCGCCGCACGCCAGCGTGCCCGCGGCACAGACGTGCATGAACTGCCACAACCCGAAGAAGGCGAACGTGAAGGGCGCCAGCCCGCTGCTGGCCCCGGTGCGCAACAGCTACGACACCGGCCGCCCGGTGGAGTGGAAGCGGGTCCACAAGCTGCCGGAGTACTCGTACTTCAACCACGCCGTTCACGTGAACAAGGGCGTGTCGTGTGTGTCGTGCCACGGGCAGGTGAACGAGATGCCGGTGGTGCGGCACGACAAGCCGCTCACGATGGGCTGGTGCCTCCAGTGCCACGCCGACCCGCACGCGCACCTGCGCGACGTGAAGGACGTGACGAACCTGAGCTGGAAGCCACCGCCCGGTAAGACGGTGAACGAGATCGGCGCCGCGATCCAGAAGGAACTTCAGGTCGCCCCGCCGATGCACTGTCAGGCGTGTCACCGGTAA